The proteins below are encoded in one region of Pelagibacterium flavum:
- a CDS encoding SUMF1/EgtB/PvdO family nonheme iron enzyme — MTRPGFSPYSPRPIDMSTPVPLAPDADLSVLDEAKIFAAPDDPVDWPAWRAAITRWRDEARRRIGYDPHRYEVMAEPGPRIVEMVWLWDERLYDFATGRFTVDAYLDAGEAEFGGFDAVMLWNAYPVLGIDARDHFAFFEDIPELPQVVAAFQRRGVKVYFTYYPWETGSGPEAIEKVTAIVERCGFDAVFLDSSKEASSRLRTALDAIDPTLPIECESRVPLAQIADQTMSWAQWFADSNVPGVLRAKWFERRHELHHIRRWNRSHLDELHSAWLNGTGVLVWPVVFGVWVGWNDRDRAILANMRRLYSENASYFVSENWTPLADHPGHDAEVYASRWETGAGRLWSLVNRGQDYAGPLLVVEPSEGEQGLWIDLVSGATLATERQSDGRIAISGTLPAGAIACIVNRAAPPAAPGADIASVAPDFPARVTERIGAPIVRHEHVPVGMALLEVPDGELTVTYRLRETGLYGETPYIEEWKPLPPRLHQIATMTRPLIAHSIAIARDEVTNGQFAEFLAATDYHPMRRERFLAHWHKGTPRPGSENEPVTHVELDDARAYAAWAGLRCRLKTNGRWQRIGACSTEPNRWSGI; from the coding sequence ATGACCCGCCCCGGTTTCTCCCCGTATTCCCCCCGTCCCATCGACATGTCCACTCCGGTTCCGCTCGCCCCCGACGCGGATCTCTCGGTCCTTGATGAAGCCAAGATATTTGCTGCGCCCGATGACCCGGTCGATTGGCCAGCCTGGCGCGCCGCCATCACGCGCTGGCGCGATGAGGCCCGGCGCCGGATCGGCTATGATCCGCATCGCTACGAGGTGATGGCCGAGCCCGGCCCCCGCATTGTGGAAATGGTCTGGCTGTGGGACGAGCGGCTCTACGACTTTGCCACCGGGCGCTTTACTGTCGATGCCTATCTCGATGCTGGCGAGGCCGAATTCGGCGGCTTCGACGCCGTCATGCTCTGGAATGCCTATCCCGTTCTCGGTATTGATGCCCGCGACCATTTCGCGTTTTTCGAGGACATTCCCGAGCTTCCCCAAGTTGTCGCGGCCTTCCAGCGGCGCGGGGTCAAAGTCTATTTCACCTACTACCCCTGGGAGACGGGCTCTGGTCCCGAAGCGATCGAAAAGGTTACCGCGATCGTTGAGCGATGCGGCTTTGACGCGGTCTTCCTCGATTCCTCCAAGGAAGCCTCCTCACGCCTGCGCACCGCGCTCGATGCCATCGATCCAACGCTTCCCATCGAGTGCGAATCCCGCGTTCCGCTTGCCCAGATTGCCGATCAGACGATGAGTTGGGCGCAGTGGTTTGCCGACTCGAACGTGCCCGGCGTGTTGCGGGCCAAATGGTTCGAGCGCCGCCACGAATTGCATCACATTCGCCGCTGGAACCGCTCGCATCTCGACGAACTCCATTCCGCCTGGCTCAACGGCACCGGCGTTCTGGTGTGGCCGGTGGTCTTTGGCGTGTGGGTCGGGTGGAATGACCGGGACCGCGCCATTCTTGCCAATATGCGTCGGCTCTATTCTGAAAATGCCAGTTATTTTGTTTCCGAGAACTGGACACCGCTGGCAGATCATCCTGGTCACGACGCAGAGGTTTATGCCTCGCGTTGGGAAACAGGGGCGGGGCGCCTGTGGAGCCTCGTCAATCGCGGCCAAGACTATGCCGGTCCGCTGCTTGTTGTTGAGCCAAGCGAGGGTGAGCAGGGACTATGGATCGATCTGGTGTCCGGCGCGACACTGGCCACCGAGCGGCAATCGGACGGACGTATTGCGATTTCGGGCACCCTGCCGGCTGGCGCCATTGCCTGCATTGTGAACCGCGCTGCTCCCCCCGCCGCGCCAGGGGCGGACATCGCTTCGGTCGCCCCGGATTTTCCTGCCCGCGTCACAGAGCGTATCGGGGCGCCTATCGTTCGCCACGAACATGTCCCGGTCGGCATGGCGTTGCTCGAGGTTCCTGATGGAGAACTGACAGTCACTTATCGGCTGCGGGAAACCGGGCTCTATGGCGAAACGCCTTACATCGAAGAATGGAAACCCCTGCCGCCCAGGCTGCACCAGATCGCAACAATGACCCGTCCGCTCATTGCGCACAGCATCGCCATTGCGCGCGATGAGGTCACGAATGGCCAATTTGCCGAGTTTCTGGCTGCAACCGACTATCACCCCATGCGTCGAGAGCGCTTTTTGGCCCATTGGCACAAGGGAACGCCGCGCCCTGGGAGCGAAAACGAACCCGTCACCCATGTCGAACTCGACGACGCCCGCGCCTATGCGGCATGGGCGGGGTTGCGCTGCCGACTGAAGACGAATGGCAGGTGGCAGCGCATCGGGGCCTGCTCAACCGAGCCGAACCGATGGTCTGGAATCTGA
- a CDS encoding PRC-barrel domain-containing protein → MFRTFLTATAISTLMLGSVVAQNQDQTSQDDGLDLQSAQNDPMATNAGQGVTVRSSDTIYIEPTSDGQFTLNFQIGQAGMGTAVGQQPQTAPGQTMMDRSQLERGDPEQLSVDNLMGSDVYGANDENVGNVNDVLLTAEGEVDAMVVDVGGFLGIGSRQVALGVDNLEFMVDAGGIWYVFTPFTSEELENQPEYNPDTYQDDRENQRLTAQ, encoded by the coding sequence ATGTTTCGCACCTTCCTCACAGCTACGGCCATTTCGACCCTGATGTTGGGTTCTGTCGTCGCGCAGAACCAGGATCAGACCTCTCAGGACGACGGGCTGGACCTTCAGTCCGCCCAGAACGACCCGATGGCTACAAATGCCGGACAGGGGGTGACCGTCCGCAGCAGCGACACAATCTATATCGAGCCCACGAGCGACGGCCAGTTCACGCTCAACTTCCAGATCGGACAGGCCGGAATGGGCACCGCCGTTGGGCAGCAGCCCCAGACTGCGCCAGGGCAAACGATGATGGACCGCAGCCAGCTTGAGCGGGGCGATCCCGAACAGCTGTCCGTCGACAATCTGATGGGCTCGGATGTCTATGGCGCCAACGATGAAAACGTCGGAAACGTAAACGATGTCCTCCTCACAGCAGAAGGCGAAGTCGATGCCATGGTCGTCGACGTCGGCGGATTTCTCGGCATCGGAAGCCGTCAGGTCGCGCTTGGCGTGGACAATCTGGAGTTCATGGTCGATGCGGGCGGCATCTGGTACGTGTTCACCCCGTTCACCAGCGAGGAGCTGGAAAATCAACCCGAATACAATCCCGACACCTATCAGGACGACCGGGAGAACCAGCGCCTGACCGCGCAATAG
- a CDS encoding IS5 family transposase → MRPRKPDPTPQSDMFRESLEAILDPRHELLRLAARIDWDRLDALYGATFVEQVGRPGLPTRLMVGLHLLKHIKGLSDEAVCAAWVENPYHQAFCGETHFQHRLPADRSSMTNWRKRMDADKLEALLAETISIAMASGAVSERQLERVTVDTTVQTKAVAHPTDSHLMLRAIEWLNRAARANGVRLRQSYLRVARRARKEAARLMHGRGHKQAKAHLRFMRTRLGRLIRDIERRIDGDPTRMEALATVLERARIIHGQKPGDTQKLYAFHAPEVECIGKGKARTRYEFGAKASFATTNERCKGGQFVLGALSLPGNPYDGHTLGAQLDQVARITGQNPARAYVDRGYRGHGLNRDGLEVHVSHTRGITSPTIRRELRRRNGIEPVIGHMKQDGHLERNPLKGIEGDVINVMLCAIGHNLRLLLAWFRKLLWLILALILFPNSTARSRPA, encoded by the coding sequence ATGCGCCCCAGGAAGCCCGACCCGACGCCGCAATCCGACATGTTTCGAGAGAGCCTGGAGGCGATCCTTGATCCCCGGCACGAGCTCCTGCGGCTTGCGGCACGCATCGACTGGGACCGGCTCGACGCGCTCTATGGCGCCACCTTCGTGGAGCAGGTCGGCCGCCCCGGCCTGCCGACCCGACTGATGGTGGGACTGCACCTGTTGAAGCACATCAAGGGACTTTCGGATGAGGCCGTGTGCGCGGCCTGGGTTGAGAATCCCTATCACCAGGCGTTTTGCGGCGAGACCCATTTCCAGCACAGGCTGCCGGCGGACCGCTCCTCGATGACCAACTGGCGCAAGCGCATGGACGCCGACAAGCTCGAAGCGCTGCTGGCCGAGACGATCTCGATTGCCATGGCAAGCGGTGCCGTCAGCGAGCGCCAGCTCGAACGTGTCACGGTCGACACCACCGTCCAGACCAAGGCAGTGGCCCATCCCACCGACAGCCATCTGATGCTGCGGGCGATCGAATGGCTGAACCGGGCGGCAAGGGCCAATGGCGTGCGGCTGCGCCAGTCCTATCTTCGCGTGGCACGCCGTGCCCGCAAGGAGGCGGCCCGCCTCATGCATGGCCGTGGCCACAAGCAGGCGAAGGCGCATCTGCGCTTCATGCGCACGCGGTTGGGCCGACTGATCCGCGACATCGAGCGCAGGATCGATGGCGACCCGACTCGCATGGAGGCTCTCGCAACCGTCCTGGAACGGGCCCGGATCATCCATGGCCAGAAGCCCGGCGACACACAGAAGCTCTACGCCTTCCACGCGCCGGAGGTCGAATGCATCGGCAAGGGCAAAGCTCGCACCCGATATGAGTTCGGCGCAAAAGCCTCCTTTGCCACCACCAACGAGCGCTGCAAGGGCGGCCAGTTCGTGCTCGGCGCCCTGTCCTTGCCCGGCAACCCGTATGACGGCCACACGCTCGGTGCTCAGCTCGATCAGGTCGCCCGCATCACCGGACAGAACCCCGCCCGTGCCTATGTCGACCGCGGCTATCGCGGACATGGGCTCAACCGCGACGGGCTGGAGGTCCATGTCTCTCACACGCGCGGCATCACCTCACCCACCATCAGGCGAGAACTGCGACGGCGAAACGGAATCGAGCCGGTCATCGGTCACATGAAGCAGGACGGCCATCTGGAACGAAATCCCCTCAAGGGCATCGAAGGAGACGTCATCAACGTCATGCTCTGCGCCATCGGTCACAACCTCCGGCTCCTCCTGGCATGGTTCAGGAAGCTTTTGTGGCTGATCCTGGCGCTCATCCTGTTCCCGAACAGCACGGCCCGCTCACGCCCTGCCTGA
- a CDS encoding EAL domain-containing protein produces MFRTQADTSTRNRRYRLAGAVLIAVGLFALAALNATVSLDRDLADWRFGQSSRAASQDIVFLDIDGATIDTVGIWPWPRAVYAQIIDRALELGAYDVWVDVDFSAVSARGDDAALADSLEAAGGYVYLAAFQRNESGDLTRPLPEFLKYSDMFAAGALTDVLGIVRAVPSYAWSQEGGIPSLATALAGGSEGSSYQSLDYGIDADTIPKVSARDLLDGTAEPDLIAGKHVVLGASALELKDLFFTPNQGPQPGAVVQILAAETALAGRGLVNASPWWMTGAALLLLALQVALPIHSPIVRIIALAIGALAVEGVALALYLGSAVMLPTGIYHAGTAALMLGTVILDTRILGFLVQRLGGERDAFRAMLKQVIADNFDGVLIAQPDGEVISASRFATEFLGCAPVGRNLSDLLPVEIGVAIDNAIDCKTSVQGEAIVESEGRPRNIEYVATHSTFGERKQSIVTVTFRDITARKHGEARLRYLADHDQLTDTLSRSGFLKRLHDAQGCGEQVSGVFVVQLERFGTITASLGHCAGDTLLRQFADRLRASGFSAVAHLGQGQFAVAALSDERIEHQFEMIGKTTRLAFDLEGHTAAVGLSAGYADADAVENPETWLSRAEAALISNDRRNLNQLTLYDQSQSAQVSRNRTLEAKLAKALEDDQFFLQFQPQIDLRTGCMIGAEALLRWRRGTEIVPPGEFLPIAEETGMIVEITRWVLVEACRTALRWTNGMRVAVNISALHFELGDLAADVAAALDITGLPADRLELEITETATMSMRANVVAELERLRSMGITIAIDDFGTGQSSLAYLDQLPFDILKIDKAFIDRLAVPGATPGIVAGIIDIAQTMGKRVLAEGIEHAHQAEILRKLGCEFGQGYYWSRPIDGALIAQAAA; encoded by the coding sequence ATGTTCCGAACGCAAGCTGATACATCGACTCGGAACCGACGTTACCGTCTGGCCGGAGCGGTGCTCATTGCAGTCGGTCTTTTTGCCCTGGCCGCGCTCAATGCGACGGTTTCGCTGGACCGCGACCTTGCCGATTGGCGTTTTGGCCAAAGTTCGCGCGCAGCATCCCAGGACATCGTCTTTCTCGATATAGACGGAGCCACTATCGATACCGTCGGTATCTGGCCCTGGCCGCGCGCGGTCTATGCCCAGATCATCGACAGGGCGCTTGAACTGGGCGCCTACGATGTCTGGGTTGATGTCGATTTTTCGGCGGTCAGCGCCCGCGGGGACGATGCGGCCCTTGCAGATTCTCTGGAAGCTGCGGGCGGGTATGTGTATCTCGCTGCGTTCCAGCGGAATGAGAGTGGCGATCTCACGCGCCCACTGCCAGAGTTCTTGAAATACTCGGACATGTTCGCTGCTGGTGCGCTCACTGACGTGCTGGGCATCGTTCGGGCAGTGCCTTCTTATGCGTGGAGTCAGGAGGGCGGCATTCCATCGCTCGCCACCGCACTGGCGGGAGGCAGTGAAGGCTCTTCGTATCAGTCGCTCGACTACGGAATCGACGCTGACACCATACCGAAAGTTTCAGCGCGAGACCTGCTCGATGGCACAGCCGAACCCGATCTGATTGCCGGCAAGCATGTTGTTCTTGGCGCGTCAGCTCTGGAGCTGAAAGACCTGTTTTTCACACCGAACCAGGGGCCACAGCCCGGAGCGGTGGTTCAGATCCTGGCGGCCGAAACTGCACTTGCAGGCCGTGGGCTCGTTAATGCCTCACCCTGGTGGATGACCGGGGCCGCATTATTGCTTCTTGCGCTACAGGTCGCTCTGCCTATTCATAGTCCCATCGTGCGCATCATCGCTCTTGCGATTGGAGCGCTAGCGGTAGAGGGCGTTGCGCTTGCTCTCTATCTTGGGAGTGCCGTGATGCTGCCCACCGGCATCTACCATGCTGGAACGGCGGCACTGATGCTTGGAACCGTAATCCTTGATACCCGCATTCTCGGCTTCCTGGTCCAGCGACTTGGCGGCGAACGCGATGCCTTCCGGGCCATGCTCAAGCAGGTGATCGCGGACAATTTTGATGGCGTGTTGATAGCGCAGCCCGATGGCGAGGTCATCTCGGCAAGCCGTTTCGCAACCGAATTTCTTGGGTGTGCCCCGGTAGGCCGGAATCTCTCGGACCTTTTGCCCGTCGAAATCGGCGTGGCAATAGATAATGCCATCGACTGCAAGACGAGCGTTCAGGGCGAAGCGATAGTAGAATCCGAAGGCCGGCCCCGAAACATTGAGTATGTGGCAACCCACAGCACATTCGGCGAGCGAAAGCAGAGCATTGTCACGGTAACGTTCCGGGACATCACGGCACGCAAACACGGCGAAGCCAGACTCCGCTATCTTGCCGATCACGATCAGCTCACAGATACCTTGTCGCGCTCGGGGTTCCTTAAGCGCCTGCATGATGCACAAGGATGCGGGGAGCAAGTGTCCGGCGTCTTTGTCGTTCAGCTTGAGCGATTTGGCACCATCACCGCAAGTCTCGGACACTGCGCTGGCGATACGCTGCTGCGCCAATTCGCAGATCGGCTACGAGCCAGCGGGTTTTCGGCTGTTGCCCATCTGGGCCAGGGTCAGTTTGCCGTGGCAGCCTTGTCTGACGAGAGGATCGAGCACCAGTTCGAGATGATCGGCAAAACCACCCGTCTCGCTTTCGACCTCGAGGGTCACACGGCAGCTGTCGGCCTGAGTGCCGGCTACGCCGATGCAGACGCTGTGGAAAATCCCGAGACCTGGCTAAGCCGTGCCGAGGCGGCACTCATTTCCAATGACCGGCGAAACCTCAACCAGCTTACCCTCTACGATCAATCTCAATCGGCGCAGGTTTCTCGCAATCGAACGCTTGAGGCCAAGCTCGCCAAGGCGCTCGAGGATGACCAGTTTTTCCTTCAGTTCCAGCCGCAAATCGACCTGCGAACCGGTTGCATGATTGGTGCCGAAGCTCTTTTGCGGTGGCGGCGCGGGACCGAGATTGTCCCCCCGGGGGAGTTCCTGCCCATCGCGGAAGAAACCGGCATGATTGTCGAAATCACCCGTTGGGTGTTGGTGGAGGCCTGCCGGACTGCGCTGCGTTGGACGAACGGCATGCGTGTGGCCGTAAACATCTCTGCTCTGCATTTCGAACTGGGCGATCTGGCCGCCGACGTCGCGGCGGCGCTCGACATCACCGGACTTCCTGCCGATCGCCTTGAGCTCGAGATCACTGAAACAGCAACCATGTCCATGCGCGCGAACGTGGTTGCCGAGCTCGAGAGACTTAGATCAATGGGTATTACCATCGCCATCGACGATTTCGGGACCGGACAGTCCTCTCTGGCCTATCTCGACCAGCTGCCCTTCGATATCCTCAAGATCGACAAGGCGTTTATCGATCGGCTGGCCGTTCCCGGAGCCACGCCCGGCATAGTCGCCGGCATTATCGATATTGCCCAAACGATGGGAAAGCGCGTCCTTGCTGAAGGCATTGAACACGCCCACCAGGCCGAAATTCTCAGAAAGCTCGGGTGCGAATTTGGCCAAGGCTATTACTGGAGCCGACCGATCGACGGTGCACTCATCGCCCAAGCGGCGGCTTGA
- a CDS encoding FecR domain-containing protein: MNIFKTALAFAAALMASQPTIAGEWQADRLRGVVLAMVDETWIPISIGDVIEDSRIIRTGANGHVTFRSGEQVLEMRPNSQIQISALEGRDYTWVLHSGGEITADVEALDVEHFGIRTHHMVAVVKGTRFTVFADENGGDVSVERGTVSVTESERGLSVAINAGQRAVGGSGRLAVEGQGQLPTVIDAAGRPVNVPTGTQSNGMSNSSDAPGNSGNAPGRSGEAPGNSGNTPGQSGGAPGNSGDAPGNSGNAPGRSAEAPGNSGNAPGRSGEAPGKSGNAPGNGVGQG; this comes from the coding sequence ATGAATATTTTCAAGACAGCTCTGGCATTCGCAGCCGCCCTGATGGCTAGCCAACCAACAATCGCAGGTGAATGGCAGGCTGATCGTCTGCGCGGCGTTGTCCTGGCCATGGTCGATGAGACCTGGATACCAATATCGATTGGCGACGTCATCGAAGACAGCCGCATTATCCGCACGGGCGCCAACGGTCATGTAACGTTCCGGTCAGGCGAACAGGTGCTGGAGATGCGGCCAAACTCCCAGATCCAGATTTCGGCGCTCGAAGGACGTGACTATACATGGGTGCTCCATTCGGGGGGCGAGATCACGGCGGATGTGGAAGCTTTGGATGTCGAGCACTTCGGAATCCGGACGCATCATATGGTAGCGGTGGTCAAGGGCACTCGCTTTACTGTGTTCGCTGACGAAAACGGCGGCGACGTCTCGGTTGAGCGTGGCACTGTGTCGGTCACTGAAAGCGAGCGCGGTCTTTCGGTCGCGATCAATGCCGGTCAGCGTGCCGTCGGCGGCTCGGGCAGGCTGGCGGTCGAGGGACAGGGCCAGCTGCCTACGGTGATCGATGCTGCAGGACGGCCGGTAAACGTGCCGACAGGCACCCAGTCCAATGGTATGTCCAACAGTTCGGACGCGCCGGGCAATTCGGGCAACGCACCCGGCCGTTCGGGCGAAGCACCCGGTAACTCGGGGAACACGCCGGGACAATCGGGCGGTGCACCAGGCAATTCGGGTGATGCGCCGGGCAACTCTGGCAATGCACCCGGTCGTTCGGCCGAAGCACCGGGCAACTCCGGCAATGCGCCCGGTCGTTCGGGCGAAGCGCCTGGCAAATCCGGAAATGCGCCAGGCAATGGCGTTGGGCAGGGCTAG
- a CDS encoding HAMP domain-containing sensor histidine kinase, with protein MTRDIAKVPGPFSGLSIKIIAAIALVILLVEVAVFLPSLANYRVGWLEDRLRVGGVAVRVFDTAPDVMDLPAEITDPLLQAAGAIAIVYRREGQTDLIGLEAVSMPEQPHLADLRDTNPMRLIVEALDTLFLGGQRTLRIVGVPPGAGDAVVEILMPESPLRADLLTYAGNIVLVSIVVAGVTAFVIYILAESLLIGPIKRLTNQMLAFRENPENGTLVIVPDAARKDEIGILERALADTQAELFAMLRQRRHLADLGMAVSKINHDLRNMLTSAQLLSDQVANLDDPQVQRLAPRLVTTLDKAITFAQTVLDYGRQQSAPPRAEPVDLRALGFEAALSAGLTGHPRIVFENQVPDDSVILVDPDHLARVLTNLFKNAREALEASPDVAAPHVQFSNERTAEGMRLVVADNGPGLPPRARENLFVAFEGSARAGGTGLGLAIVRELVEANGGRVELLETAQGTAFAIDLPSGTAGGV; from the coding sequence ATGACACGCGACATTGCCAAGGTGCCTGGCCCGTTCTCCGGCCTCTCCATAAAGATCATAGCGGCGATCGCGCTGGTCATTCTTCTTGTGGAAGTCGCTGTTTTCCTGCCCTCGCTCGCCAATTATCGCGTTGGCTGGCTCGAGGACCGGCTGCGTGTCGGCGGCGTGGCCGTGCGGGTATTCGACACCGCCCCCGACGTTATGGACCTGCCAGCCGAGATCACCGACCCGCTCTTGCAGGCTGCCGGCGCCATCGCCATCGTCTATCGCCGTGAGGGACAGACCGATCTGATCGGGCTCGAGGCCGTGTCCATGCCCGAGCAGCCCCATCTGGCCGATCTGCGCGACACCAACCCCATGCGGTTGATTGTCGAGGCGCTCGATACTCTGTTTCTTGGGGGGCAGCGCACCCTGCGCATCGTTGGCGTCCCGCCCGGCGCGGGCGACGCCGTGGTCGAAATCCTGATGCCCGAGAGCCCGCTGCGGGCCGACCTTCTGACCTATGCCGGCAATATCGTGCTCGTTTCCATCGTCGTTGCCGGGGTTACCGCTTTTGTCATCTATATCCTGGCCGAGAGCCTTTTGATCGGGCCGATCAAGCGCCTCACCAACCAGATGCTGGCATTTCGTGAAAATCCCGAAAACGGCACGCTGGTCATCGTGCCTGACGCGGCCCGCAAGGATGAAATCGGCATTCTCGAGCGGGCTCTGGCCGACACGCAGGCCGAACTCTTCGCCATGCTGCGCCAGCGCCGGCATCTGGCCGATCTGGGGATGGCTGTGTCCAAGATCAATCACGACCTGCGCAATATGCTCACCTCGGCCCAATTGCTCTCAGACCAGGTGGCCAATCTCGATGACCCCCAGGTGCAGCGCCTGGCGCCGCGGCTCGTAACCACGCTCGATAAGGCGATAACCTTTGCCCAGACGGTGCTTGATTACGGTCGTCAGCAATCGGCCCCGCCCCGTGCCGAGCCAGTCGATCTGCGGGCTCTCGGCTTCGAGGCCGCGCTTTCGGCCGGGCTCACGGGGCATCCTCGGATCGTGTTTGAAAATCAGGTTCCCGATGATTCGGTCATTCTTGTCGATCCTGACCATCTTGCGCGCGTTTTGACCAATCTGTTCAAGAATGCACGCGAAGCGCTTGAGGCCAGCCCCGATGTCGCAGCGCCCCATGTCCAGTTTTCCAATGAGCGGACGGCTGAGGGTATGCGGCTCGTTGTCGCCGACAATGGACCTGGCCTGCCGCCCCGCGCGCGAGAGAACCTGTTCGTTGCATTTGAGGGCTCCGCAAGGGCCGGCGGCACGGGCCTGGGTCTTGCCATCGTTCGCGAACTTGTCGAAGCCAATGGCGGACGCGTGGAACTGCTCGAGACGGCGCAAGGCACAGCTTTCGCCATCGATCTGCCGTCGGGCACCGCTGGGGGCGTCTGA
- a CDS encoding dihydrolipoyl dehydrogenase family protein, translating to MAQGDRIDLCIVGAGPAGIAAAERALARGLRVVLVEAGEFGGVAHNWGALPSQALAAAAERADHIRNARNLGLGTDEPRINFARINARIRAMIEDANATVSPEHLVGQGVEIVKGRARFTGPATIEVAGRSIKAPHFLLATGSRPILPDIPGRDGVPFFTPETIFELTRRPSHLIVVGAGATGLALAQAHLRLGAKVTVVEMLEPLAGEDSELVDIVLRRLRAEGLELRIHTGIVSIAGGNEQVALDIKAGPDEERIEGTHLLFATGREPDFEGLGLEAARVRMQGARPALARFGRTSNRRIFLVGDAAGHVGVHAARHSAELAVDAIAGSAGAEGLVPHVVDTSPAIARIGMTEPEARARFKDRFEIVRIALAQTDAALARAERHGHAKIILDDSGRVVGAGVVGPTASELVPVFALAIARKMTLSELGGLVVPYPSFAQIIPLAAAEYARGHPGAAFTGWRRLLKRLLP from the coding sequence GTTGCGCACAATTGGGGGGCTCTGCCGTCCCAGGCGCTGGCCGCCGCAGCAGAGCGAGCCGACCATATTCGCAACGCCAGGAATCTTGGCCTGGGCACCGATGAACCGCGCATCAATTTCGCCCGCATCAATGCGCGCATTCGCGCCATGATCGAAGATGCGAATGCGACCGTTTCTCCCGAGCATCTGGTCGGCCAGGGCGTCGAGATCGTCAAGGGCCGGGCCCGGTTCACCGGCCCGGCCACGATCGAGGTCGCGGGACGCTCGATCAAGGCGCCCCATTTTCTGCTCGCCACCGGATCGCGGCCCATCCTGCCAGACATTCCCGGGCGCGATGGTGTACCGTTCTTTACGCCAGAAACCATTTTCGAGCTAACCCGCCGCCCGTCTCACCTGATCGTCGTAGGGGCGGGCGCGACAGGGTTGGCGCTGGCCCAGGCCCATTTGCGGCTGGGCGCCAAGGTTACCGTCGTTGAAATGCTCGAGCCATTGGCCGGTGAAGACAGCGAACTGGTCGATATCGTGTTGCGGCGTCTGCGGGCCGAGGGGCTTGAGCTGCGCATCCACACAGGGATCGTTTCTATCGCCGGCGGCAATGAGCAGGTTGCCCTCGATATCAAGGCCGGACCCGATGAAGAGCGGATCGAGGGCACCCATTTGCTGTTCGCAACCGGGCGGGAGCCCGATTTCGAGGGATTGGGCCTAGAGGCTGCCCGTGTGCGCATGCAGGGCGCGCGCCCGGCGCTGGCGCGGTTTGGCCGGACTTCGAACCGCCGCATCTTCCTTGTCGGCGACGCCGCCGGACATGTCGGGGTTCACGCGGCGCGCCACAGCGCCGAGCTCGCTGTGGATGCCATAGCCGGTTCGGCAGGCGCCGAGGGTCTGGTGCCGCACGTCGTTGATACCAGCCCTGCCATTGCCAGGATCGGCATGACCGAGCCCGAAGCCAGAGCACGATTCAAGGATCGCTTCGAAATTGTCCGCATCGCGCTGGCCCAGACTGACGCGGCCCTGGCGCGCGCCGAGCGGCATGGCCATGCCAAGATCATTCTCGACGACTCGGGCAGAGTGGTGGGCGCAGGCGTGGTGGGCCCCACTGCCAGCGAACTCGTGCCGGTCTTTGCCCTTGCCATTGCGCGGAAAATGACGCTGTCCGAACTCGGTGGGCTTGTCGTGCCATACCCATCTTTCGCCCAGATCATACCCCTGGCCGCCGCCGAATATGCCCGGGGCCATCCCGGCGCCGCGTTCACAGGCTGGCGGCGTCTGCTTAAGCGTTTGTTGCCATAG